Proteins encoded in a region of the Xylocopa sonorina isolate GNS202 chromosome 11, iyXylSono1_principal, whole genome shotgun sequence genome:
- the Ndf gene encoding nucleosome-destabilizing factor, whose amino-acid sequence MSEVFKLGDLVWAKMKGFSPWPGRVSNPSKDLKKPTNTKKGPVQCIFFFGTNNYAWIEESNIKPYLEYKDTLVKSSKSGAFKDAVDAIEEFIANGEVFEDGLDPDSLFDKLKEESISEKKNIVKTPKPRKETPKIKRLETSASDARRPAKKLRRESSTSNSNRVGSISPALNHSTPPRKSGSTLLNRPANIVRPVTPPLDVETLSQTLKEKNIRPSALKFGFLGLGIMGSGIVKNLINSGHSVIVWNRTQEKCADFVKAGAEQGLTPSDVVLAADITFSCVADPQAAKDMVFGNCGVLTEISPEKGYVEMTGIDAETSQDIAEAINAKGGRYLEAQVQGSKTQAQEGTLVILAAGDRTLFDECQSCFEAMGKNSFYLGEVGNASKMNLVLQLMAGVTLAGLAESMALADRAGLQQKDVLEVLELTSLACPAILDKGKAIIEGGFPTQLPLQHMQKDLRLSLGMSDQLEQPLPLAAAANEVYKHAKRLGYGEHDASAVYIRARF is encoded by the exons ATGTCGGAGGTATTCAAACTAGGTGATCTAGTATG GGCGAAGATGAAGGGATTTTCGCCTTGGCCTGGTCGG GTGTCTAATCCTTCAAAGGACTTAAAGAAACCAACGAATACTAAGAAGGGGCCAGTTCAATGTATTTTCTTCTTTGGAACAAATAATTA CGCATGGATAGAAGAATCTAATATAAAGCCGTATCTAGAATACAAAGATACTCTAGTTAAGTCTAGCAAATCTGGTGCATTTAAAGATGCAGTAGATGCAATAGAGGAGTTTATTGCTAATGGAGAG GTGTTTGAGGATGGCTTAGATCCAGACTCGTTGTTCGACAAGCTTAAGGAAGAAAGTATATCAGAGAAGAAGAACATTGTAAAAACACCTAAACCTCGTAAG GAAACACCAAAAATTAAAAGGCTGGAAACCAGTGCAAGCGATGCTCGTCGGCCAGCTAAGAAGCTACGTAGGGAATCAAGTACAAGTAACAGTAATAGAGTCGGCAGCATTAGTCCAGCATTAAATCATTCGACCCCTCCCAGAAAGTCTGGATCGACTCTTCTTAACAGGCCTGCAAATATTGTTAGACCC GTGACACCTCCTTTGGATGTGGAAACATTATCACAAACTCTCAAAGAAAAAAACATCCGTCCGTCGGCCTTGAAATTTGGGTTCCTCGGTTTGGGAATCATGGGAAGCGGCATCGTAAAAAATCTGATCAACAGTGGACACAGCGTAATTGTGTGGAATCGGACACAGGAAAAG TGCGCAGATTTTGTAAAAGCGGGAGCGGAGCAAGGTTTGACGCCATCGGACGTGGTGCTTGCAGCCGATATCACATTTTCATGTGTAGCTGATCCTCAAGCTGCCAAAGAT ATGGTGTTTGGAAATTGTGGGGTCCTCACGGAAATATCCCCGGAGAAAGGGTACGTGGAGATGACTGGTATAGACGCAGAAACATCGCAAGATATCGCCGAGGCAATAAACGCAAAGGGTGGTCGTTATTTGGAAGCTCAAGTACAGGGTAGCAAGACGCAAGCACAAGAGGGTACTTTGGTGATCCTCGCGGCTGGTGATCGAACTCTTTTCGACGAATGTCAGTCTTGCTTCGAGGCGATGGGCAAGAATAGTTTTTATCTCGGCGAGGTCGGCAATGCTTCCAAAATGAACCTCGTGCTTCAGCTGATGGCAGGCGTGACTCTTGCTGGCTTGGCCGAGAGCATGGCTTTAGCAGATCGTGCTGGTCTTCAACAGAAGGACGTGCTAGAGGTTCTAGAATTGACATCGTTAGCTTGTCCCGCCATTCTTGACAAAGGGAAAG CCATCATCGAGGGTGGCTTCCCGACGCAGCTACCCCTTCAGCATATGCAAAAAGACTTAAGACTCTCTTTAGGTATGAGCGATCAGTTGGAACAGCCGTTACCTTTAGCTGCTGCAGCAAACGAGGTTTACAAACATGCTAAACGTCTTGGTTATGGTGAACACGATGCCTCAGCCGTTTACATCAGAGCCAGGTTCTAA